TTGAAAATGGTAACGTGACCACGCCTCAATCTTTTAAGCGGGCCTGGAAATTGTTCTGCGAAGGTGAATGGTTAGCCATGTGCGATGATCCGGATGTGGGCGGCCAGGGGATGCCCAAAACCGTGGGGTGTGCAGCCTTAGAATATATGGTGGGAGCCAACTCCGCTTTTATGCTCTATTATGGCATGACCCACGGCGCAGCAAAGCTTGTCGAAGCGTTTGGTGATGAAACCCAGAAAAAACTTTACATGAAAAAAATGTTTGCAGGCCAATGGGGCGGCACCATGCTTCTGACTGAACCCGAAGCCGGCTCTGACGTGGGCGCATTGACCACCACAGCAACCTTAAACGATGACGGCACCTACACCATCCAGGGCACAAAAATCTTTATCTCTGCCGGCGAGCACGATCTTTGCGATAATATCATTCATCCGGTATTAGCACGTATTGAAGGTGCGCCTGCAGGAACAAAGGGGATCTCATTGTTTTTGGTACCCAAGTTCCTGGTCAATGAAGACGGATCACTGGGTGAATTTAACAATGTGGTGTGCACGGGTCTTGAAGAAAAGATGGGGATTCACGGCAATGCCACCTGCACCCTGGCACTGGGTGACAAAGGGCGTTGTATCGGCACTCTTCTGGGCGAAGAAAACAAGGGCATGCCGGAAATGTTCCAAATGATGAACGAATCCCGGGCCTTTGTGGGTCTCCAGGGCTTTGCCGTGGCGTCCGCTTCGTACATGAACGCCCTTGATTATGCCAGGACCCGGGTACAGGGCCGGCATCTTACGGCAGGCAAGGATGCCACAGCCAAAAACGTTACCATCATCAACCATCCGGATGTGAAACGCCAGTTATTAAATATGAAGGTCTACACCGAAGGCATGCGCTCGTTGCACTATTACTATGCCAAATGCGAGGACATCGTTCACACCACAGATGATGAAGAATTAAAGGCCAATACCGCAGCATTAATAGAGGTGCTCACCCCCATTGTCAAAGGCTATATCACGGACAAGGCCCTTGAAGTCTGTTCCCATGGCGTTCAGGTTTACGGCGGATATGGATACTGTAAAGAATTTCCGGCAGAACAGCTCATGCGCGATTCCAGAATTTTCATGATTTATGAAGGCACGAACGGCATCCAGGCCATGGATCTTCTTGGCCGCAAACTGGGCATGAACAAGGGCCAAAGCTTTACCTATTTTCTGGACCAGATTAGAAAAACCATACAAGAGGCCCTACTGATTGACGGTCTTTCAGTGCTTGCCGAAAAAATGGAACTTGCCCTGGACAGATACGATGTTGTCGCCCATGAGATCGGCGCAAGGGCAAGATCGGTAAATGCACTTAACGCCTATGCCTTTGCCCATCCCTTTCTGGACATCACAGGAGATATTGTCTTTGCCTGGATGCATCTGTGGCGCGCCTGCGTTGCAGCCCCCAAGCTTGCTAAAAAAGCGGGTTCCCTTGACCCTGAAGCCGTAGCTGCCAAGGCCGGAAAAAATAAAGATGCTGCTTTTTATGCAGGACAGATGGTTTCGGCCAGATTTTTTATTAATACCATTTTACCCGGATCTTATGGTAAAATGGATGCCATTCTTGAAGGGGATACCTGTGTGGAAGATATATTAGAGGTCTCCTTTGGCTCAAAATAGTGTTTGAATGAAAAGTCATCCACCTGCGGCGTTGCTGCACAAAGCTGCAATCCTCATGTACTATTGTACGCTCCGATTGCAGCTTTGCTTGCGCCTTGCATCTGGGTAACTTTGTGAGCTGTGGCCCCTCTAACGAGCCCTTCAAACACGGACCGACCTGACATATCGACTGCCGGGTCGGCCTATGTTCGTTTAAAAAAAATAAAAAGGAGGAAAAGAACATGATAGAAACTCTGAAAAACAGTCTGCTTACCGGAGTAGGCATGGCGCTGCGCTCCAAAAAAGAGATTGAGACATTTGCCAAGGAGTTTGCCCAGCAATCTGAGATGAACCAAAAAGAGGCAAAAGACTTTTTAGAAGAGTGTAAAAAGCGGTATGATGACGCAAAATCCGGTCTTGATAAAAAGATTGAAGAGGTGGTGGAAGCCGTGTTAAAACGTCTGGATCTGCCTACCCGAGGAGATATTGATGCGCTCAATGCCCGGATAGATGAATTGACCCAAAAAGATGAAAAAGACGTCTGAACTTCAGGCATTTTACCCTGACCATGCTCAGCTTTAAGACCGTTTCCAAGGTCACTAAACGGTACCGGCATTTGGTCCGTTACCAGCAGATCATCGGCATCATCTTCAAATACGGATTTGAAAACATTATTGATGCCATGAAGATTGATCATTATTTAGATATCATTCCGTTCTCAAAACCCCATCAAAAATTATCCAGGAATGAGCGGATCAGGATGGTGTTGGAGGAACTGGGCCCGACCTTTATTAAAATGGGCCAGGTATTATCGTCTCGTCCTGATTTGATCCCCCTGGATTTGACCCGGGAGCTTGCCAAACTCCAGGACAAAGTCCCCTCTTTTTCCTTTGGACAGGTTGGACAAATTATCCTTGCGGAGTTCGGCAAACCGATCAGTGAGGTGTTCCATTCCTTTGAGGAATCTCCTTTTGCTTCAGCCTCCATCGGACAAGTCCACCGGGCGGAACTGTCGCCAAACGAATCGGTGGCGGTAAAAATTCAACGTCCCGGCATCCGTAAAACAGTTGAGGTCGATCTGGAAATCATCCACTATCTGGCCCAGGTCATGGAAAAAACGCTGGAAGATGTGGAAATATTTCGACCCGTAAAAATCGTTGAAGAGTTTGCCCAGACCCTGGAAAAGGAGCTCGACTACATGGTTGAGGCGGCCAATATGGAACAGATGGCTGATCAGTTTGCCAAAGAGTCGGCTATCCATATTCCTGAAGTGCATTGGTCCCATTCCACACAACGGGTGTTGTGCATGGAATTCATCCAGGGGATCAAGGCCGATGATGTTAAGGCCATTGACCGGGCAGGCCTTGACCGAAAAAAAATTACGCGAATAGGCGCTGACTTTGTCTTGCGCCAGGTATTTGAATTCGGTTTTTTCCATGCCGATCCCCATCCGGGGAATATTTTTATCCTGGCAGATCAACGCATCTGCATGATTGATTTCGGCATGACCGGATTTGTGGATTCATCCACCCGGGAGCTATTTATTGATCTGCTCCAGGGGCTTGCCTCAAACAATACCCGGGATACCGCCCGTCTGCTTTGCCGCCTGACCGATCCTGATGAATCGGTCAATATGCCGGGTCTGGAAAAAGATATTTCACAATTTTGTGCCTTATATCTATCCAGAAAGCTTGAAGAACTCAATCCCAGCCGCATGATTCACCAATTTTTTGAGCTGTGCACCCGGCACGGATTGAGAATCCCTCCAGACCTGTTTTTAATGATAAAGGCATTTCTCAGTATCGAAGGTGTCGCACGCACATTAGATCCACAGTTTGACATGCTTTCCCATGCCAAACCCTATATCAGGGCAGCCACGTTAAGAAAATACTCATTGCCCCGGCTTTCCAGACAATTTGCAGGTATTGCCAAAGATACCATGACGCTGTTGCAAACCCTGCCCGGTGATACGGGCAGCATCATCACCCAAATTAAGCAGGGAAAAATTAAGGCAACGATCAGTATTGAGGGTCTGGAGCGGATAATGATGAATCAGGACCAGACATCCAATCGAATTTCCTTTAGTATCATTATTGCCGCCTTGATACTGGGCTCAGCCATTGTACTCAATTCCCGGATACCTCCCTTAATCCTCGGGGTTTCCGTCATAGGCATTGCCGGATTTATTGCCGCTGCCGTGCTCGGCATCTGGCTGCTGGTTGCTATTATTCGCAGAGGGCGACTTTAAATTATGTGTACGAGCTTGCCAACCCATTCCGGGCTGTGCTAAGGTTCTTTTTAATAAAATCGGCGAATTAATAGCTCTAAAAACAGTTGAGGATGCCCTGACTATCCGAATCGGACATTTTATCAGTATTGATCACTTAATACTGGGAACCGCTTTACCCCGCTATATTGAGTGTGTGGGGCCAGGAACAGATGCGGATGTGATACCTTTTACCATGCGCTCCTGGGAGCAGGTGGAAAAAGGGTTTTCATCGGGGGACATCAATGCCGCGTTTATGGATATCTGCCAGGCTATGTATCTGTTTGACAAAGGGTTGGCTATATCCATGCTCATGTTCACCCACAGGGCAGGCAGCAGAGTTATTGTACCCGAACAGACTCAAAGGCTTTCGGATTTTAAGGGAAAAAGTGTTTTGATCCCACACAGGCTTAGTGTCCAGCATATGCTTATGCACAGATTACTGAGTGCAGGAAAGTTAAAAATCGCCGATTCAGGAGGAGGCAAGGACAGCGTTGACATTGAATCCGTACCATGTCCCCTGATGCCGGAAATGGCGAATGCGGATCTTGATGGCGATATTGCAGCATTCATCTGCCCAGA
This window of the uncultured Desulfobacter sp. genome carries:
- a CDS encoding acyl-CoA dehydrogenase produces the protein MAQPIADRRDVDFVLHEQIGTVEHELFEEFNKKTIDLIVSEARTLSIKEILPTFKEGDEIGCTLENGNVTTPQSFKRAWKLFCEGEWLAMCDDPDVGGQGMPKTVGCAALEYMVGANSAFMLYYGMTHGAAKLVEAFGDETQKKLYMKKMFAGQWGGTMLLTEPEAGSDVGALTTTATLNDDGTYTIQGTKIFISAGEHDLCDNIIHPVLARIEGAPAGTKGISLFLVPKFLVNEDGSLGEFNNVVCTGLEEKMGIHGNATCTLALGDKGRCIGTLLGEENKGMPEMFQMMNESRAFVGLQGFAVASASYMNALDYARTRVQGRHLTAGKDATAKNVTIINHPDVKRQLLNMKVYTEGMRSLHYYYAKCEDIVHTTDDEELKANTAALIEVLTPIVKGYITDKALEVCSHGVQVYGGYGYCKEFPAEQLMRDSRIFMIYEGTNGIQAMDLLGRKLGMNKGQSFTYFLDQIRKTIQEALLIDGLSVLAEKMELALDRYDVVAHEIGARARSVNALNAYAFAHPFLDITGDIVFAWMHLWRACVAAPKLAKKAGSLDPEAVAAKAGKNKDAAFYAGQMVSARFFINTILPGSYGKMDAILEGDTCVEDILEVSFGSK
- a CDS encoding phasin family protein, with the protein product MDCRVGLCSFKKNKKEEKNMIETLKNSLLTGVGMALRSKKEIETFAKEFAQQSEMNQKEAKDFLEECKKRYDDAKSGLDKKIEEVVEAVLKRLDLPTRGDIDALNARIDELTQKDEKDV
- a CDS encoding AarF/UbiB family protein, whose amino-acid sequence is MLSFKTVSKVTKRYRHLVRYQQIIGIIFKYGFENIIDAMKIDHYLDIIPFSKPHQKLSRNERIRMVLEELGPTFIKMGQVLSSRPDLIPLDLTRELAKLQDKVPSFSFGQVGQIILAEFGKPISEVFHSFEESPFASASIGQVHRAELSPNESVAVKIQRPGIRKTVEVDLEIIHYLAQVMEKTLEDVEIFRPVKIVEEFAQTLEKELDYMVEAANMEQMADQFAKESAIHIPEVHWSHSTQRVLCMEFIQGIKADDVKAIDRAGLDRKKITRIGADFVLRQVFEFGFFHADPHPGNIFILADQRICMIDFGMTGFVDSSTRELFIDLLQGLASNNTRDTARLLCRLTDPDESVNMPGLEKDISQFCALYLSRKLEELNPSRMIHQFFELCTRHGLRIPPDLFLMIKAFLSIEGVARTLDPQFDMLSHAKPYIRAATLRKYSLPRLSRQFAGIAKDTMTLLQTLPGDTGSIITQIKQGKIKATISIEGLERIMMNQDQTSNRISFSIIIAALILGSAIVLNSRIPPLILGVSVIGIAGFIAAAVLGIWLLVAIIRRGRL